In Nocardioides bizhenqiangii, the DNA window GCGAGCCCGAGCCCGAGGCCGGTCGTGAGGTTGACCGCGTAGATCGAGACGTCGGTGACCGAGCCCAGCAGGGACAGCTCCGCGAACGTCCCCAGGATGGCGATGATGCCGACCGAGAGCGTCACCAGTGCGCCGACGACATTGCCGAACGCGAGCACCAGCAGGATCAGGATCAACGGGATCGCGATGCTCTCGGCGAGGCCGAGGTCGGCCCCGATCTGGGCGCCGACCTGCTCGCCCGTCGCCTCGGCGCCGCCGATCCGCACCGTCGCGCCGTCGGTCTCGCCCTCGTAGGCATCGAGGATGTCCGCGGGCTCCGTCTCGTCGTCGACGGCCGAGGCGGTGATCAACGCGTGCCGGCCGTCCGTCGATCGCATCGACGGAGCGTCGGTCTCGAAGTAGGAGGCGAGGACCTCGAGCCGGCCGTCCGCGCGGAGCTGCTCGGTGAGCTCTCGTCCGGCCGCGGCTGCCGCGCCGTCGTCGACCGTGCCGCTCTCCGGGGAGACCACGAAGAGGTAGTCGGCCGCGCCCCCGAACTCGTCGGCGAGGGCAGTGGCCGCCCGGCTGCTCTCGGACTCGGGGTCCGCGAACCCCTCGGTCTGGAGCTTGCCGAACGCGGTGACGCCGAGATAACCGGCGGCGAGGACCGCCAGCAGTCCGACGGCCAGCACCAGGCGGGCGCGAGTCGTCACGAGGATCCCGATGCGGTGGAACATGTCGACCTCCGAGGCACAGATGTGAACGGGCGTAAACTTTGTGGGTGTTAACTTTGCATAAAATGTGTGCGGGTGTCAACATGGGGACGTGACCACGTCCTCCGCCCGGCCCCGCTACCACCACGGCGACCTGCGCAACGCACTCGCGCGGGCAGCTGCCGACCTCGCTGCCGACGGGGGACCGGACGCAGTCACCATCCGTGGCGCAGCCCGCGCGGTGGGGGTCACCCCCACCGCCGCCTACCGCCACTTCGCGAACCAGGCAGATCTCTTCTTCGCCGCGAAGGAGCAGGCGATGGCGGGGATGGCCGCGGCGATGGCGGAGTACCTCGCCCAGGTGCCGACCGAAGGCGACCCGATTGCGCTCGCGCTGGAGCGGCTGATCTCGACCGGGCGCGGTTACGTGCGGTTCGCCCTGAGCGAGCCGGGCGTCTTCCGCACCTGCTTCACCGGTGCCGCCGACGCCATCCCCGAAGAAGTCCCGTCCGCGATCGAGCTGGGCGAGAAGGCGCCGTACGCCCTGCTCGGCGAGATGCTGGACGGCCTGGTCGAGGTCGGCTACCTCGACCCGCGGGACCGGCCCGACGCCGAGGCCGGACCCTGGGCCGCCGTGCACGGCCTGGCGATGTTGCTGATCGACGGTCCGCTGAGGCGGGCGTCGGAGGCCGAGCGCGAGGCGGCGATCGTCACGACCCTGGCGCTGGTCGCGCGCGGGCTCGCAACCGGGCCCCAGGCGGCGCGGCCGGCACCCGACGCGTAACCCGTCGCGACCGGTCACGGAACCTTCACGTCGGTGTCGACCGCTGGTCGCCGTGCCGCGATTGGGTTCGAGGCATGCGTTCGACTCGGAGAAGCATGCTGCGGGCCGGTGTCGTTGCCGGCGCCGCCACCGTGACCGTCACGGGGCCGATCGGCCTCCCCGACACCCGCGCCACGGCCGCTGCATCGCCGTTGCGCCGGGACCCGTTCACCCTCGGCGTGGCTTCCGGCGACCCGTTGCCCGACGGCTTCGTCATCTGGACCCGGCTCGCGCCGTCGCCACTCGATGCGGATGGTCTCGGAGGCATGCCTGCCCGCAACTTCTCGGTGCTGTGGCAGGTCGCGAGCGACGAGCGGTTCGCGGACGTGGTCCGCTCCGGGTCGGTCACGGCATCGCCCGCCTGGGCCCACGCCGTCCACGTCGAGGTCGGGGGTCTGAGGCCGGGCCGTGAGTACTACTACCGGTTCCGTCAGGGCAGGTGGACCAGTGCCACCGGTCGGGGTGTCACCTCGCCGGCTCCCGGTGCTGCAGTGCCGTCGATGACGATGGCGTTCGCGTCCTGCTCGAACTTCCCGGCGGGCTACTTCTCGGCCTACCGGGCCCTCGCGGACGAGCGCCCGGACCTGATCCTGCACCTGGGCGACTACCAGTACGAGGGTGGTGGCGACGGAATCGGCCGCCACCACGCCGGGCCCGAGACGGTCACGCTCGCGAACTACCGACAGCGCCACGCGCAGTACAAGACGGAGCCCGACCTGCAAGCGGCCCACGCGGCTGCGCCCTGGCTGGCGGTGTGGGACGACCACGAGGTCGACAACAACTACGCCGACCTGATTCCCGAGCGGGCGGCCGATCTCCCGGGTTTCGCGGAACGGCGGGCGGCGGCGTACCGCGCGTACTACGAGAACCTCCCGCTCCGCCGCACGTCCGTGCCCACCGGCCCCGACATGCAGCTCTTCCGGAGGGTCCAGTGGGGGAGCCTCGCGAGCTTCCACATGCTCGACACCCGCCAGCACCGCTCGGACCAGGCGTGCGGAGACGGCTACAAGGCCTGTCCCGACGCGGCTGACCCGGCGAGGTCGCTGCTCGGGACCGCGCAGGAGGCGTGGCTCGCGACCGGGTTCGCCCAGTCGGAGGCGACCTGGGACCTGCTCGGCCAGCAGGTGTTCTTCGGGCAGCGTGACAACAATCCCGAGGCTGCGACGACAGTGTCGATGGATGCGTGGGACGGATACCCGGCGACGCGCGACCGTGTCGTGCAGTCGTGGACCGACGCGGGAGTCCGCAACCCGGTCGTCCTGACGGGCGACGTGCACGCGCACTGGGCGTCGGACGTGTACGCCGACTTCGCCGACCCGTCCTCGGGCGTGGTGGGCTCCGAGTTGGTCACGTCGTCGATCTCGTCAGGAGGCGATGGGTACGACGAGCCGACCGGCACGCACCCCTGGGCCGCGTGGAACCCGAACCTCCGGTTCTGGACCAACCTGCGTGGCTACGTCAGCACGACGATCACGCCCGACGCGCTGACCGCGCGGTTCCGGTGCGTCCCGAAGGTCACCGAGCCGGGGGCGGCCGCCTTCACCAGAGCGACGTTCGTGATCGAGGACGGTGTCCGAGGTCTCCAGGAGGAGGGCGCCAGCCTGCGTCCACGTCGTACCAACGACGCGCCGGGACGTGACCGCATCATCCGCGATACGATCCGGGAGGAGACCAAGTGAGGGCCCAGCTCATCGTCGTGAGTTCTTCACGCTTCCCGTGACGTCGCTCATGTCGGGTTCCGTCACGGTGCAGAGGATGGTGTGGTCGCCCAAGCGCCACGACATCGGCGTGGGGGAGTAGTACACGACCTCGAGGCTGGACCGGCGGAACGGCTTGCCGACGTACTCCTCGAACGCGCGCAGGCACTCCGCCCCACGGCGGTCGAGCGCGGCCGTGCCGGGGAAGTCGTCGCCGCCCACCTCGATGCTGTGGAAGAACTCGGCCTGGTGCGGCTCCCCGCACGGGACGACCTCCACCGAAGCGGATCCCTCAGCCTCGGAGCCGTCCGTGGGGATGTCGTCGAGGTTCGGTTCGTCGAAGCAGTCGCCGATGCGCAGTCGGTCGAGGGTCACCGTTCCACCGTCGACCACCCGCCCTTCGCTGTCGCGTTCGGTGTTGTCGATGCCGTTGAACAGGACCACGACGACGTAGACGACGTTGAGGACGATGAGCAGGCCGGAGATGATCAGCGCCGCGATCGCCATGCCCTTGCCGTGGTCGCCGCCACCCCTGCTCCGGACGAGGACCGCGATCGCGAGACCGATCGCCACCAGGAACGCGAACGGGATGCAGAAGGCGATGGCAAGCCCGAGCGCCCACCCCGCCATCTTGCGGGACTTGTCGGCGGCGTACCTCGGTGCTTCGCCGAGACGGAGCTGGCCAGGCGACGCGTACGGATCGCTGGTCTGGGTGCGCCCGCGGTTCTCCGCGATCCACTCGTCGACCGACCTGCCGCCGGCCGGCCGCCCCGCGGTTCCGGGTTCGGGATCGGGCGGCGGACCCGGTGGCGTCAGGTCGTCGGGCGGGATCTCGGGCATCAGGGTCTCC includes these proteins:
- a CDS encoding TetR/AcrR family transcriptional regulator is translated as MTTSSARPRYHHGDLRNALARAAADLAADGGPDAVTIRGAARAVGVTPTAAYRHFANQADLFFAAKEQAMAGMAAAMAEYLAQVPTEGDPIALALERLISTGRGYVRFALSEPGVFRTCFTGAADAIPEEVPSAIELGEKAPYALLGEMLDGLVEVGYLDPRDRPDAEAGPWAAVHGLAMLLIDGPLRRASEAEREAAIVTTLALVARGLATGPQAARPAPDA
- a CDS encoding alkaline phosphatase D family protein, with translation MLRAGVVAGAATVTVTGPIGLPDTRATAAASPLRRDPFTLGVASGDPLPDGFVIWTRLAPSPLDADGLGGMPARNFSVLWQVASDERFADVVRSGSVTASPAWAHAVHVEVGGLRPGREYYYRFRQGRWTSATGRGVTSPAPGAAVPSMTMAFASCSNFPAGYFSAYRALADERPDLILHLGDYQYEGGGDGIGRHHAGPETVTLANYRQRHAQYKTEPDLQAAHAAAPWLAVWDDHEVDNNYADLIPERAADLPGFAERRAAAYRAYYENLPLRRTSVPTGPDMQLFRRVQWGSLASFHMLDTRQHRSDQACGDGYKACPDAADPARSLLGTAQEAWLATGFAQSEATWDLLGQQVFFGQRDNNPEAATTVSMDAWDGYPATRDRVVQSWTDAGVRNPVVLTGDVHAHWASDVYADFADPSSGVVGSELVTSSISSGGDGYDEPTGTHPWAAWNPNLRFWTNLRGYVSTTITPDALTARFRCVPKVTEPGAAAFTRATFVIEDGVRGLQEEGASLRPRRTNDAPGRDRIIRDTIREETK
- a CDS encoding DUF4190 domain-containing protein; this encodes MPEIPPDDLTPPGPPPDPEPGTAGRPAGGRSVDEWIAENRGRTQTSDPYASPGQLRLGEAPRYAADKSRKMAGWALGLAIAFCIPFAFLVAIGLAIAVLVRSRGGGDHGKGMAIAALIISGLLIVLNVVYVVVVLFNGIDNTERDSEGRVVDGGTVTLDRLRIGDCFDEPNLDDIPTDGSEAEGSASVEVVPCGEPHQAEFFHSIEVGGDDFPGTAALDRRGAECLRAFEEYVGKPFRRSSLEVVYYSPTPMSWRLGDHTILCTVTEPDMSDVTGSVKNSRR